CTGATTCTAGGagcagccaaggctgagaacaGTGATTTAAACATTCCAACAAAGAAAGTACAAttaagtgggggtgcctgggtggctcagtcagttaagcatctgacacatggtttcagctcaggtcatgatctcattttgtgagttcgagccccacgtcgggctctgcactgacagtgtggagcctgctggggattttctctctctgtccctcccctgctcactctctctctctcaaaataaaaaaaaataaataaatttgaagattttttttaaaaaaggaagtacaaTTAACCAGATCCCTCCCCAACGAATCCCAtcctttcccccatcccctccatTCTAGATGCATTCCCATCAAAAGAATGCTCTGAGGAAACATGAAATGCCTGTTTGGCCTTGAGCCTCCCAAGTAATGGAGCTGTGAACCACAGGAGCCAGTCTCTGGGATGCCTGGGGAATGAGCTCATGTGGAACAGGGAGTGACATAGGCTTTGTTCTCCACATCCACAGatgaagctgaaaatatttatgccATTGCTAAAGGTAACCTGCATCTCCCAAGTTAACCTGCCTATCCTTTCTCCCAAGCCAGACTTTTCCTGCCTTCCCCCGTGCTGGGAAAGGTCTAGCCACATAACTACTAAAGACTCATATTGCTAACTAACCCAACCATAAATACTTACTCTCCCATCATGGCTGCTGGCATTGGAGTAATGAGACTTAATCCTTGTCATCCCCAagcctttctcctctttcccttcctttcaggGCACactttaatgaatgaatgagcccaTTTCAGAGAGTAAGCTAAGGAGAGAGCTTGATTCTACTGTATAGTGAGCTAGGGCAGTACTGGAGTCTTAGAGATGATAACTGAGTTGCTGCAGTTCCTGCACTAGTTCCTGTCCTATGTGCCACGGGGGCTGATCTGGCAGGTGGATAGCACGTATCACTTCACAAAACTCCCACCCTCACTGTCCAGTCACTGCTCCAACATCAACGTGAAGATCCTTGTCCAGGGTACTTGTCCTCATTTACAGAATCCTCAGGAGGCTAAGACGAGGGTTATCAGCCTGGTATCATGGCCCAACAGTCTTCACTTGTCCCTCTAACCCTAGAAAGAATTAAGTATTTGATGGTGGTCTGGTGGcggtttatttttctgttctggcCTTAAGTAAATGTCTCCCCATCCTTGTATCCTGGGTTGATTGTGTTCCAAGTGTGTCACCACAGAGCAGGTGCTGAGCAATCAGATGACAGCTGTTGATCTGTTGCAACTGAGCAGTTAGAGAATGCTATCGAACATGGTTTACATTGAGTATTCAGAAAATCAAATATCTGTGTTCCTGCCTTGTAGCAAAGACTGGGTgtgtatacacaaacatacacccAGATAGATGTCTGTCCTCAGTCATATGCCTCCTTAAGTGATCTGgaccttttcttctttatccctATTTATCTCTTCATTGACTAATTCATCTTATCAGTTTCAGATAGAAGTTAGGTGACAAGGAGGAGGGAAAACACTTAGAAACCACCTTTCAGAAGATCTTGCTATCAAAAGGTGGTTTCTAAGTGTTTTTGCGCTATGGATTCAAGTGAAATTAAAAGTGAAACCCTTTTGGTGTGTAATGATCTTATTCAGGAAATGCTGAAATCCCAGATACAGACTTGTCATACTTCCCTGGAATCCTAGGAATTAATGGGTTCAAACTTACTAAGCAACATCAGGTATTCTAGCTCAGTTGAGTCCTTTTTAAAAGGCAACCGGAAAAAGCCTCACCAACCCCAACGCAGCCATTTGAAATCCCAACCCCATTGTTCCTTCATCTCACCATTGAGCAAGCAGAAGGGAAAGCGAGGAAAAGAGCCACGGTTCTGAAATACTGTTATGAACCAGGAGAAAGGGCTTTGTTTGGCATTCAGGGCAtagggaggaaataataaaccCTCTCACCTCTCCTTGGCCTCTTTCAAGCAAAGCACAAGACTCCCTCCAAAGCCCACTCAACATTTTACAAAGACACAAGGACAAAGCAAGATAGCTGGACAAGAGGGCTAGGCTGGAAGTTTGGTCACCTATTGGATTTGCTCTGGCGCTGGGGATAAGCTCTCCAGTCCGGCCTCAGGTGGGCACCCTCGGAGACTAGTGGACATGGAGGTCCCCAGCCAAGGCCCGGTGCAGTGGCATCAGATGACCACGCTGACTGTCATGCTCTGGCCGTGGGGCACGATCTTGCGGGGCCAGGCAAGCAAGAGCTTGCGCAGCTCCTCACGGAAGCTGTCGTGCAGCCAGGCGTAAATGAAGGGGTTGTAGCAAGCCGAGCTCATGGCGAGCCAGTGGCAGAGCAGCTGCACTAACCCAAAGGCGTAAGGGTCGATGGCTTGCGGGTCGAGGTCCCGCAGCAGGTTGAAGACGTGCAGCGGCAGCCAGCACACGGCGAACACCACCACGACCACCACCAGCAGACAGAAGGTGCGGCGGCGGCGCGCACGGTCCCAGTCGGCCTGGCTCTGGGTCACGCAGCCTGGCACCACGCGGTTCCGTAGCTTCACCGACACCCGGACGTAAGACAGGAGGATGACCAGCAGGGGGAGCAGGTAGGTGACGAGAAGCAGCCCCCAAGCATAGAGCTGGCGCTGGCGCTCCTGAGACCCCCAGAATTCCTCGCAGAGGCGCACACGGTGCGGCTTGAGCTCGACGTGGTACGTGTGCATGGCGGCCGGCAGCGCCAGCACCGCGGACAGCGCCCAGATGGCCAGCACCGCATAGGCGCTGAGGCGCAGCGAGATGCGCCTGCGCAGCGGGTGCACCAGCACGACGTAGCGGTCCACCGCGATGGTGGTGAGAGTGAACACCGACACGTAGACGGTGACGGGCTGCAGGAAGAAGACAAGGTGGCACAGGCCGCCGCCGAACACCCAGCCGCGTGGCTCGAAAGCGTAGGCCAGCGTGAGCGGCACGCAGGCGGTGCACATGAGCACGTCGGACAAGGCCAGGTTGCCGATGAGGAAGTTGGTCACGTTGTGCAGCCGACGCACCCGCGCGATCACCAACACCAGCAGGCAGTTGCCCACCAGCCCCACGACCACCACGATGCTGTAGAGCAGCACGATCAGCCCTTTCAGCTGATGCACCAGCTGCAGGCTTTGGAAAGGCGTGACAGCCTGAGCGCCTGGGCCAGTCACCGACCCATTGTCCGAGGCCTCTGTGCTCTGGTTGGCAGGAGTTGAGGCCGCCGGTGGCAACCCAGAAACTAAGTCAGGGACCGGGGGACCCTGAGTCGGCAGTGAGGCCATAGCCACCTGTCCAAAGAGAATCAAAGTCTGTCACTTCCCATTGTCCATCCACCCCCTCCCATTGTCCATCCACCCCCTCCTACACCATtcgtgcctccctcccccacctcaattACCCAAATACTCCCTGTAGAATAACTGgccaaaataaatcaacaacaacaaccaaaagtgCGGTCATCCCCcctatgtaaaaataaatctatgCTAGGTCACATATGTACAGATTATTTAAACGCCTCCTACTCAATTTAGAGCCTTCGCGGTCCACGCAGGTCAGACCCTGGAGCATGGTC
The sequence above is drawn from the Panthera tigris isolate Pti1 chromosome D2, P.tigris_Pti1_mat1.1, whole genome shotgun sequence genome and encodes:
- the PRLHR gene encoding prolactin-releasing peptide receptor is translated as MASLPTQGPPVPDLVSGLPPAASTPANQSTEASDNGSVTGPGAQAVTPFQSLQLVHQLKGLIVLLYSIVVVVGLVGNCLLVLVIARVRRLHNVTNFLIGNLALSDVLMCTACVPLTLAYAFEPRGWVFGGGLCHLVFFLQPVTVYVSVFTLTTIAVDRYVVLVHPLRRRISLRLSAYAVLAIWALSAVLALPAAMHTYHVELKPHRVRLCEEFWGSQERQRQLYAWGLLLVTYLLPLLVILLSYVRVSVKLRNRVVPGCVTQSQADWDRARRRRTFCLLVVVVVVFAVCWLPLHVFNLLRDLDPQAIDPYAFGLVQLLCHWLAMSSACYNPFIYAWLHDSFREELRKLLLAWPRKIVPHGQSMTVSVVI